A stretch of Paracoccus sp. MA DNA encodes these proteins:
- a CDS encoding helix-turn-helix domain-containing protein, which yields MARQPTRQRNPDGQTKVVTVLPDGTMTVRDAADAIGITAQTIRNWIEAGAPHIAGGQGRTNPARVRIRDLIAWREAQALEEAGLADGETYHEGRAKAMDWHYRAIKRRADACREIGTLIPVDLIADVWDDQNQRVRSSLMPIGSRLSITVAAETDPAAVKRMIDDEISAAMTTISSAAAAIEKAGGNPHASIHDHLDLDDDDPVDGEDDYDDDA from the coding sequence ATGGCGAGACAGCCCACGCGCCAGCGCAATCCCGACGGCCAAACGAAGGTCGTCACCGTTTTGCCGGACGGCACTATGACAGTGCGCGATGCGGCCGATGCGATCGGTATCACCGCACAGACGATCAGGAACTGGATCGAGGCTGGCGCTCCACACATCGCCGGCGGACAGGGCCGAACGAATCCGGCCAGGGTCCGCATCAGGGATCTGATTGCGTGGCGCGAGGCGCAGGCGCTCGAAGAAGCCGGGCTGGCGGACGGCGAGACGTATCACGAGGGACGAGCTAAAGCGATGGACTGGCACTACCGCGCGATCAAGAGGCGCGCCGATGCGTGCCGGGAAATCGGGACGCTCATCCCGGTCGACCTGATTGCCGATGTCTGGGACGACCAGAACCAGCGCGTCCGCTCGTCCCTGATGCCAATCGGATCCCGCCTGTCCATCACTGTGGCCGCTGAAACGGACCCGGCCGCTGTCAAGCGCATGATCGACGACGAGATCTCCGCCGCGATGACGACCATCTCATCTGCAGCTGCGGCAATCGAGAAGGCCGGCGGCAATCCGCACGCATCGATACACGACCACCTGGATCTTGATGACGACGATCCGGTTGACGGCGAGGACGACTATGACGACGATGCTTGA
- a CDS encoding abortive infection family protein codes for MHPPERIPTPIIGLLSQIFPDRYTVAGLTSLFQMSGAPDPVPEGSKSVKVQSWLRQTNQLTSEPLRVLGAILDDFFSMEVENRSYWSGESEQVQKLDAEKQRVREALSANGLTFIPGGTITKGGAVPTLSLDENVKKHGLASVDIEIKRAFTMIEQDPHQAAQYAGNVLEATLKAYLDHKKVTYKSGDTLGDLWKLSAEQIGLRAADWDNKDLKKIASGLHSIVDGIAHLRNNKSGAHGRSEEQRQNITIKPRHARLAIHSAHTVAAYVLELIE; via the coding sequence ATGCATCCGCCCGAGCGAATCCCGACACCCATTATCGGCCTTCTGAGTCAGATATTTCCCGACCGTTACACCGTGGCAGGCCTCACGTCGCTATTTCAGATGTCAGGCGCTCCTGATCCAGTGCCTGAGGGCAGTAAATCCGTGAAGGTGCAGTCGTGGCTTCGCCAGACGAACCAGCTTACCTCGGAGCCGCTCAGGGTGCTCGGCGCGATCCTTGATGATTTCTTTTCGATGGAGGTCGAGAACCGGTCTTACTGGTCTGGTGAGAGCGAACAGGTCCAGAAGCTGGATGCCGAAAAGCAGCGGGTCCGCGAGGCCTTGTCCGCCAATGGTCTGACATTCATTCCCGGCGGCACGATCACCAAGGGCGGGGCCGTGCCGACACTATCGCTCGATGAGAACGTGAAGAAGCACGGCCTCGCTTCGGTCGATATCGAGATCAAGCGTGCTTTCACGATGATCGAGCAGGATCCTCATCAGGCCGCGCAATATGCGGGGAATGTCCTGGAGGCCACGTTGAAGGCCTACCTCGATCATAAGAAGGTCACCTATAAGAGCGGCGACACCCTGGGTGACCTATGGAAGCTCTCGGCGGAACAGATTGGGCTTCGGGCAGCGGACTGGGACAACAAAGACCTGAAGAAGATCGCATCGGGATTGCACAGCATCGTCGACGGAATCGCGCACCTCAGGAACAATAAGAGCGGCGCTCATGGTCGGTCGGAGGAGCAGCGGCAGAACATCACCATCAAGCCGCGCCATGCCCGACTGGCCATCCACTCCGCGCATACCGTTGCCGCTTATGTCCTGGAACTGATCGAGTAG
- a CDS encoding IS5 family transposase (programmed frameshift) encodes MNLARNLISDDEWTFFEGFIRAVRHPNGRKPADHRLVLNGIFWIARTGAPWRDLPEEFGKWSSVYRQFRRWTLAGLWEDILDALNHAGIAPDKLQMVDSTVIRAHHHAAGAKGGPPKEALGRSRGGFSTKIHLRVNGAGLPMRTEITPGQDSDYTGYDMVMADNLPQPAVLVADRGYDSDKIREDIESRNALPMIPMRRNRRVRKAVDMTIYTLRNMVERCFNKLKNSRRLATRYDKTAESFLGFVDVACIRLWLRHLST; translated from the exons ATGAACTTGGCACGCAACCTGATATCCGACGATGAGTGGACCTTCTTCGAGGGCTTCATTCGTGCCGTCCGGCACCCTAACGGGCGGAAACCTGCGGACCATCGTCTTGTTCTGAATGGTATATTCTGGATCGCAAGGACTGGTGCGCCATGGCGCGATCTGCCCGAAGAGTTTGGCAAGTGGTCCTCGGTCTACCGTCAGTTCCGCCGCTGGACTTTGGCGGGACTGTGGGAGGATATCCTGGATGCGCTGAACCACGCTGGGATCGCGCCAGACAAGCTCCAGATGGTTGATAGCACTGTGATCCGCGCCCATCATCATGCGGCGGGCGCAAAAGGGGGAC CTCCGAAAGAGGCTCTTGGCCGTTCGAGAGGTGGCTTCTCGACCAAGATCCATCTCCGCGTCAACGGCGCAGGCCTCCCGATGAGGACCGAGATCACGCCGGGGCAGGATTCCGACTACACCGGCTATGATATGGTGATGGCCGACAACCTGCCGCAACCAGCAGTTCTGGTCGCCGACAGGGGCTATGACTCTGATAAAATTCGGGAAGACATCGAGAGCCGCAACGCCCTGCCCATGATACCGATGCGAAGGAACCGAAGGGTGCGCAAGGCTGTCGACATGACCATCTACACCCTGCGCAACATGGTCGAGCGCTGCTTCAACAAGCTGAAAAATAGCCGCCGCCTTGCAACCCGCTACGACAAAACCGCCGAAAGCTTCCTTGGCTTCGTCGACGTCGCCTGCATCAGGCTCTGGCTCCGCCATTTGTCAACATGA